The following DNA comes from Pseudomonas sp. Tri1.
TCGATTTGGTGGAGCGCAGGTTGGCCTCGGCGCTCTTGAGACTCGCTTCATAGACGGCTGGGTCGATCTGGTACAGCTGCTGGCCGGCCTTGACGTCGGCACCTTCCTTGAACAGGCGCTTGAGAATGATGCCATTGACCTGTGGACGAACTTCCGCGACACGGAACGCGCTGGTGCGTCCTGGAAGCTCCGAGGTCAGGGTGAAGGGCTGGGTCTTGAGCGTTACGACGCCGACCTGAGGAGGGGGAGGAGCAGGTGCAGCCTCTTCCTTTTTGCATCCGCTGAGCAGCGATGCCAGGGCGATGGCGGTAACCAGAGCGGTAACAGCTGGCTTGAATTGCATGGAAATCCTCGGGTCCAGGCGCGCAACAGGCGCACTCGAAAGGTGGAAAGTGAAAAAAGAGCGAGATACGCAATTAGTAGGATGCTAAGAAATATACTTACGTACATGGTTGTTTGTAAACAGCCAGATTGCGTACCATCTGTATTTACAAAAGCCTGACAAAGGCATCCGGAGGTCGGGACGCGTTTCGAGACGCGCCGCCTCATATTCGCTCAGCTGATCCCTACGCATTGCTGATTCATCCTGATTGAGGTGTTCATTGCCATGGTCCGTCGTACCAAAGAGGAAGCCCTGGAGACGCGCAGCCAGATACTCGAAGCGGCCGAGAAAGCCTTTTTCGAGCGAGGCGTGGCGCGCACGACGCTGGCCGATATCGCAACATTGGCCGGTGTGACGCGTGGCGCCATCTATTGGCATTTCAGCAACAAGGCCGATCTGCTCCAGGCCATGCTCGACACCTTGCACGAGCCCCTTGATGAACTGGCCCGTGCCAGTGAAAGAGAAGAAGAGCTTGATCCGCTGGGCTGTATTCGCAAACTGCTGGTCCAGTTGTTCCGGCAGGTGGCCCTGGACCCGAAAACCCGCCGCATTAATGAGATTCTGTTCCATAAGTGCGAATTCACCGATGAAATGTGCGATCTGCGCCAGCAGCGGCGCGAGGTCAGCCTGGACTGCAATGTGCGTATTGCGCTGTCGTTGCGCAACGCGATAAATCGCGGCCAGTTGCCGGACGATCTGGACCCTGAAAAGGCTGCGATCGCTATTCATGCTTATATCGACGGCATTTTGTATCAGTGGCTACTGGCCCCTGAAAGCTTCGCCCTGGCCGGTGAGGCCGAGCGCTGGGTGGAAGCCGGGCTGGATATGCTGCGCTTGAGCCCCAACCTGCGCAAATGAAACAAAATGCGTAATTGCGTCGGTTTGTGTCAATAGCTGTGGACCAAGGTTGCTTTTATAAACTGACGTCGCCTTGGTTGATAGGGAATCGGTGGCGAATTTTGTAGGTGATTTGTTTCGCACTTGTGAACGTGTATGAACAGACCGTCCAAGCGGGTCGCTGGATGCCCCGCCAGATGAACCTGGCGGGGCCACATTTCAAGCCAGCGTGATTTCCACGGTGAACCCATAGGGTTCATCATTCGCCGCGCGAGTGATTCGGGTCGAGCACTTGATTGGCGTGGCGCCTATAGAGGTCACTTTGTTTGTCCGGACGGGTGTCAGCGTCGACGAAATCACTCCGAAAGACGTGTTGACACGCAAACCGAAGTTAAAGACGAAGCCGCAATCCTTGTCGCCAAATACAATGAAGTTTTTGTACATGTCCTTGCTGCGGCTGCCCAGTTGTCTGGAGTACTTGAAATCGAGTTTGAAGGCCAGGATGTCCCAAGGAATAACACTCAAGAAGTCTCGTTCGTCGGCGTCCAGGTCGATATCGTTTTCACCCACGGCAAATGCCCGATCGGTATGGTTGATTAACTTTACGATAAGACGGGTGCGGTTCGGGTTAATGCTTTCTTGCTGCCACGCTTGAATCTGCTGGTTGGCGTCGTCGTTCAGTTTTGCTTGTTTCATCAAGGCGTTGAGGATCTCGGTGTGTTCTTTCGTGTGCAGCGACTCAATGTATTTATACAAAACATCCGGCGCTGCATAGTTGAACTGTGAAAGTGTCTTTTCGTAAAAACTCTTATCGTCTTGATCGCGGGTTTCGGCTGGGTTTGTCATGTTGAATTCCTTTTCAATAGGGCGTTATCAGAGTTTGATCGACCAGGCTGTTTGGCTTTGTCGTCAGGCTGAATATGAGCATTGAAGTGAGCGATTAGAAAGTTCTGATAGTTGACC
Coding sequences within:
- a CDS encoding TetR family transcriptional regulator, which translates into the protein MVRRTKEEALETRSQILEAAEKAFFERGVARTTLADIATLAGVTRGAIYWHFSNKADLLQAMLDTLHEPLDELARASEREEELDPLGCIRKLLVQLFRQVALDPKTRRINEILFHKCEFTDEMCDLRQQRREVSLDCNVRIALSLRNAINRGQLPDDLDPEKAAIAIHAYIDGILYQWLLAPESFALAGEAERWVEAGLDMLRLSPNLRK